A window of the Cloacibacillus sp. An23 genome harbors these coding sequences:
- the pflB gene encoding formate C-acetyltransferase, whose translation MYDEWKGFNGGEWQDAIDVRDFIQKNYVPYRGGGEFLSGPTERTKKLAKRAERLFELEREFGGVLDIDTQTVTSLTNYGPGYIDKDSEIIVGLQTDRPLRRGVNPFGGITMTRKACEAYGYKLSDKVEKEFQYRTTHNDGVFRVYSDEIKTARHFGIITGLPDSYGRGRIIGDYRRAALYGVDKLIEEKKKDKARVADSPVMLQDQIRLLEELYQQINFLGKLKEMAALYGYDISRPASCAREAVQWLYFAYLGAIKEQNGAAMSLGRVSTFLDIYFERDMARGVLDESGAQEIIDDFVLKLRMARHLRTPEYNDLFAGDPMWITEALGGVGEDGRTLVTKSTYRMLNTLYNLGPSAEPNLTVLWSEALPEPFKLFTAKVSCDTDSIQYENDDLMRPIYGDDYAIACCVSAMRVGKEMQFFGARANLAKLLLMSLNGGRDEKSGALVGPEREPYRGEVLEYGEVLERMDFYRAWLARTYVKAMNMIHYMHDKYAYEKTQMALHDTDVHRYMAFGAAGLSVLADSLSAIKYAKVRPVRNSDGLITDFITEGEYPAYGNDDDRVDSIAREQIELFLDELKKNPTYRGAEHTLSVLTITSNVVYGRKTGATPDGRKAGEPFAPGANPMHNRDKNGALASLNSVAKLSYASCRDGISNTFSIVPEALGHSDEERRANMVAVLDGYFAQGAHHLNVNVLDRRTLREAMDFPEKYPNLTIRVSGYAVNFHKLSRAQQEEVVSRTFHGVL comes from the coding sequence ATGTACGATGAATGGAAAGGTTTCAACGGCGGAGAGTGGCAGGACGCGATAGACGTGCGGGACTTCATTCAGAAGAATTACGTCCCGTATCGCGGCGGCGGGGAATTTCTGAGCGGGCCGACCGAGAGGACGAAGAAACTCGCGAAGAGGGCGGAGCGGCTCTTCGAGCTCGAACGCGAATTCGGCGGAGTGCTCGACATAGACACGCAGACTGTGACTTCGCTCACGAACTACGGCCCCGGCTACATCGACAAAGATTCCGAAATAATAGTCGGCCTTCAGACGGACAGGCCGCTGCGGCGCGGCGTCAACCCCTTCGGCGGCATCACGATGACGCGAAAGGCATGCGAGGCCTACGGCTACAAACTCTCGGACAAGGTCGAAAAGGAGTTCCAGTATAGGACGACGCACAACGACGGCGTCTTCCGCGTCTACTCCGACGAGATAAAGACCGCGCGCCACTTCGGCATAATCACGGGGCTGCCGGATTCCTACGGGCGCGGGCGCATCATAGGCGACTACAGGCGCGCCGCGCTCTACGGCGTAGACAAACTTATCGAAGAGAAAAAGAAGGACAAGGCGCGCGTTGCGGACTCTCCAGTCATGCTGCAGGACCAGATCCGGCTGCTCGAAGAGCTCTATCAGCAGATAAATTTCCTCGGCAAGCTGAAGGAGATGGCGGCGCTCTACGGATACGACATCTCGCGCCCAGCCTCGTGCGCGCGCGAGGCCGTGCAGTGGCTCTACTTCGCATACCTCGGCGCGATAAAAGAGCAGAACGGCGCGGCGATGTCGCTCGGCCGCGTATCGACCTTCCTCGACATATATTTCGAGCGCGACATGGCGCGCGGCGTCCTCGACGAGAGCGGCGCGCAGGAGATAATAGACGACTTCGTGCTTAAGCTGCGCATGGCGCGCCACCTGCGCACGCCGGAGTACAACGACCTCTTCGCGGGCGACCCGATGTGGATAACGGAGGCGCTCGGAGGAGTGGGCGAGGACGGACGCACGCTCGTCACAAAGAGCACGTACAGGATGCTGAACACCCTCTATAATCTCGGCCCCTCCGCAGAGCCGAACCTTACCGTGCTCTGGTCGGAGGCGCTGCCGGAGCCATTCAAACTCTTCACTGCGAAGGTCTCCTGCGACACTGACTCCATACAGTATGAAAACGACGACCTCATGCGCCCGATATACGGCGACGACTACGCGATAGCCTGTTGCGTATCCGCGATGCGCGTCGGCAAGGAGATGCAGTTCTTCGGCGCGCGCGCCAACCTCGCGAAGCTGCTGCTGATGAGCCTGAACGGCGGGCGCGACGAAAAAAGCGGCGCTCTGGTCGGGCCGGAGCGCGAGCCGTACCGCGGAGAGGTGCTCGAATACGGCGAAGTGCTGGAGCGCATGGACTTCTACCGCGCGTGGCTCGCGCGCACATACGTCAAGGCGATGAACATGATCCACTACATGCACGACAAATACGCCTATGAAAAAACGCAGATGGCGCTGCACGACACGGATGTCCACAGATACATGGCCTTCGGCGCGGCGGGGCTCTCCGTGCTCGCCGACTCGCTCTCCGCGATAAAATACGCGAAGGTGCGCCCAGTCAGGAACTCCGACGGCCTCATCACGGACTTCATAACCGAGGGTGAATATCCCGCCTACGGCAACGACGACGACCGCGTTGACTCGATAGCGCGCGAACAGATAGAGCTGTTTCTGGACGAGCTGAAAAAGAACCCGACATACCGCGGCGCGGAACACACGCTCTCGGTGCTGACGATAACATCGAACGTCGTCTATGGCAGGAAGACCGGCGCGACGCCCGACGGACGCAAGGCCGGAGAGCCTTTTGCGCCGGGCGCGAACCCGATGCACAACCGCGACAAAAACGGAGCCCTCGCCTCGCTCAACTCCGTGGCGAAACTCTCCTACGCCTCGTGCCGCGACGGAATATCCAACACATTCTCGATAGTTCCCGAAGCTCTGGGCCACTCCGACGAAGAGCGCCGCGCGAACATGGTAGCCGTCCTCGACGGCTATTTCGCGCAGGGGGCGCACCATCTGAACGTAAACGTGCTCGACAGGCGTACTCTGCGCGAGGCGATGGATTTCCCGGAAAAATATCCGAACCTCACGATCCGCGTCTCCGGCTACGCCGTGAACTTCCACAAGCTCTCTCGCGCTCAGCAGGAAGAGGTGGTCTCGCGCACCTTCCACGGCGTGCTCTGA
- a CDS encoding chromate transporter, giving the protein MVLLSLFWSFVKIGFTSFGGLSMIPLITSEMLSHGWMTAGEVTDIIAIAEMTPGPLGINCATFAGIHAAGIPGAVAASLGVLSPTFTITALAAFFYGFFKESRGMSRAMVGVRPACIGMIVGVTLQLALANYGSAGDGLIPSLAISALDAALLIKWKVSVPKVICLSAALGVLLF; this is encoded by the coding sequence ATGGTGCTGCTTAGCCTGTTCTGGAGCTTCGTTAAGATCGGCTTCACGAGCTTCGGCGGCCTTTCGATGATTCCGCTGATAACGAGCGAAATGCTCAGCCACGGATGGATGACCGCCGGCGAGGTGACGGATATAATCGCGATAGCGGAGATGACGCCCGGGCCGCTCGGCATAAACTGCGCTACCTTCGCCGGAATACACGCAGCGGGCATCCCTGGCGCCGTGGCCGCTTCGCTCGGCGTGCTCAGCCCGACATTTACGATAACGGCGCTCGCGGCCTTCTTCTACGGATTTTTCAAGGAAAGCAGGGGAATGTCGCGCGCGATGGTCGGCGTGCGCCCCGCCTGCATCGGCATGATAGTCGGCGTTACGCTCCAGCTCGCGCTCGCCAACTACGGCTCGGCCGGGGACGGGCTTATCCCGTCGCTCGCGATATCGGCGCTTGACGCTGCGTTGCTCATAAAATGGAAGGTCAGCGTTCCGAAGGTGATCTGCCTGAGCGCCGCTCTCGGCGTGCTGCTGTTCTGA
- a CDS encoding chromate transporter — translation MKNAKGAARLFLQFLKFGCFTFGGGLNIVAQMQHVYVEEEKKISNVELLDLTSVARSLPGLFVGNVAFLYGYRDSGYPGAFAALLGMVIPPMIVLSVITYFYKEFRSQETVMAGMTGVRAAVVPIMASAILGLLRGAFPMRICYAVSAAALALYLFFHVNCVWLVVGGAAAGLVISRFTKGGRGDGAA, via the coding sequence ATGAAAAACGCGAAAGGAGCCGCGAGGCTTTTTCTGCAGTTCCTTAAATTCGGCTGCTTTACATTCGGCGGCGGCCTCAACATCGTCGCTCAGATGCAGCATGTCTACGTCGAAGAAGAGAAGAAAATATCGAACGTCGAGCTGCTCGACCTGACGAGCGTCGCGCGCAGCCTTCCCGGCCTCTTCGTCGGGAACGTCGCGTTCCTCTACGGCTACCGCGACTCTGGATATCCGGGCGCATTCGCGGCGCTGCTCGGCATGGTAATACCTCCGATGATAGTGCTATCCGTCATAACATACTTTTACAAGGAATTCCGCAGCCAGGAGACCGTCATGGCCGGGATGACCGGCGTGCGCGCCGCCGTCGTGCCGATAATGGCGAGCGCGATACTCGGACTGCTGCGCGGCGCGTTCCCCATGCGAATCTGCTACGCCGTGTCTGCCGCGGCGCTAGCCCTTTATCTTTTCTTCCACGTCAACTGCGTCTGGCTCGTCGTCGGAGGCGCGGCGGCCGGGCTCGTAATCAGCCGCTTCACGAAGGGAGGCCGCGGCGATGGTGCTGCTTAG
- a CDS encoding MerR family transcriptional regulator yields MKYHIGLISKLLGLSAGGIRLYEKGGIVRSRREGEGGYRFYERPDIVSLMLAMSYRGCGFSLREAEELVNTDDPEIVAASLRRREEKLEAEIRRKEMILARLRENREMIERAPSELGRVEYRVRPALYRLEFMRGGDLTLRPEDFPLFRKWRELSPFVFPLLLGSWERFVSEGRDENATGLGLTEDDAKMLGAEKLAKRGEYYPACRCLRAVVRVEGLFPFLPASYLEPFREYAERERLKVTGDPLWRTFLSINRNGGGMRYREVWLPAAARS; encoded by the coding sequence ATGAAGTACCACATAGGGCTCATCTCCAAACTTCTCGGGCTTTCGGCGGGCGGCATACGCCTTTATGAAAAGGGCGGCATAGTACGCTCACGGCGCGAGGGAGAGGGCGGATACCGCTTCTACGAAAGGCCGGACATCGTCTCGCTGATGCTTGCGATGTCCTACCGAGGCTGCGGCTTTTCGCTCAGAGAGGCGGAAGAGCTCGTCAACACCGACGACCCTGAGATAGTCGCCGCGAGCCTGCGGCGCCGCGAAGAGAAGCTCGAAGCCGAAATCCGCCGCAAGGAGATGATACTCGCCCGGCTGCGCGAAAACCGCGAAATGATAGAGCGAGCCCCATCGGAGCTCGGGCGCGTCGAATACCGCGTCCGCCCGGCGCTCTACCGTCTCGAATTTATGCGCGGCGGAGATTTGACCCTTCGCCCGGAAGATTTCCCGCTTTTCAGAAAATGGCGGGAGCTGTCGCCGTTCGTCTTCCCGCTGCTGCTCGGGAGCTGGGAGCGGTTCGTCAGCGAGGGACGCGACGAAAACGCCACGGGGCTCGGGCTGACTGAGGACGACGCGAAGATGCTCGGAGCGGAAAAGCTCGCCAAGCGCGGCGAGTATTACCCGGCGTGCCGCTGCCTGCGCGCGGTCGTGCGCGTCGAGGGGCTCTTCCCATTTCTTCCGGCCTCCTATCTGGAGCCTTTCAGGGAATATGCAGAGCGCGAACGGCTCAAGGTGACGGGCGACCCTCTATGGCGCACGTTTCTGTCCATAAACAGGAACGGCGGCGGTATGAGATACCGCGAGGTATGGCTGCCGGCCGCCGCGCGGTCTTGA
- a CDS encoding SPFH domain-containing protein codes for MLSTIFLLFIVFLLVMVVFANVRIVPQANVYVIERLGTYLCTWGAGLHIKVPFIDRIANKVSVKEQVVDFAPQSVITKDNVTMKIDTVVFFQVTDAKMLTYGVEFPLAAIENLTATTLRNIIGSMELDHTLTSRDHINSTITLTLDKATDKWGIKINRVEVKNIEPPKEIMAAMERQMKAEREKRESILLAEGEKQSKILIAEGEKESAILRADAVREQKIREAEGEAEAIRTVQQAVADGIRMLNEAAPTREVIALRSLESFEKAADGQATKIIIPSEIQGVAGLAASLKELVIPDGSEKARGSDKSAQKPGSASAFPNGGGAAGAQPACGGTAK; via the coding sequence ATGCTTTCGACGATATTTCTTTTGTTCATAGTGTTCCTGCTCGTGATGGTGGTCTTCGCGAACGTGCGCATCGTTCCGCAGGCCAACGTCTACGTAATCGAGCGTCTCGGCACATATCTCTGCACGTGGGGCGCGGGGCTGCACATAAAGGTCCCATTCATCGACAGGATAGCCAACAAGGTCTCCGTAAAGGAGCAGGTCGTCGATTTCGCGCCGCAGTCGGTCATCACGAAGGACAACGTCACGATGAAGATAGACACGGTCGTCTTCTTCCAGGTCACCGACGCGAAGATGCTCACCTACGGCGTAGAGTTTCCGCTCGCCGCGATAGAGAACCTCACCGCGACGACGCTGCGCAACATCATCGGTTCGATGGAGCTCGACCATACGCTCACATCGCGCGACCACATAAATTCGACGATAACTCTGACGCTCGACAAAGCGACCGACAAGTGGGGAATTAAGATAAACCGCGTCGAGGTCAAGAACATCGAGCCTCCGAAGGAGATAATGGCGGCGATGGAGCGCCAGATGAAGGCCGAACGCGAGAAACGCGAATCGATACTGCTCGCGGAAGGCGAAAAGCAGAGCAAGATACTCATAGCCGAAGGCGAAAAAGAATCCGCGATACTTCGCGCCGACGCAGTGCGCGAACAGAAGATACGCGAAGCGGAGGGCGAGGCCGAGGCTATCCGCACCGTGCAGCAGGCCGTCGCCGACGGCATAAGGATGCTCAACGAGGCCGCGCCGACGCGTGAGGTCATAGCGCTGCGCAGCCTCGAGTCATTCGAGAAGGCCGCGGACGGGCAGGCCACGAAGATAATCATCCCGTCGGAGATACAGGGCGTTGCGGGGCTCGCCGCGTCGCTGAAGGAGCTCGTCATTCCTGACGGTTCGGAGAAGGCGCGCGGCTCTGATAAATCCGCGCAAAAGCCGGGAAGCGCGTCCGCGTTTCCGAACGGAGGCGGAGCCGCCGGCGCCCAGCCGGCTTGCGGCGGAACGGCGAAATAG
- a CDS encoding NfeD family protein, with product MDGLASLITSNPVVFWLIVAILAGVIEASTAGLFSVWFAIGALVTMLPAWLGVSFNAQIAVFIAASALALVFTRPFFKRVLRVANTPTNADMLIGEKAAVTAEIDNIAEHGRVLAGGLDWEARSADGSKIEKGAIVKILELRGVTLIVEKTTKEKQEEK from the coding sequence ATGGACGGACTTGCGTCGCTTATAACTTCCAATCCCGTGGTATTCTGGCTGATAGTGGCGATACTCGCCGGAGTGATAGAGGCCTCGACGGCCGGGCTCTTCTCCGTCTGGTTCGCGATAGGGGCGCTCGTCACGATGCTGCCAGCGTGGCTCGGAGTCTCCTTCAACGCGCAGATAGCCGTGTTCATTGCCGCGAGCGCGCTTGCGCTCGTATTCACGCGGCCCTTCTTCAAGCGCGTGCTGCGCGTGGCGAACACGCCGACGAACGCGGACATGCTCATAGGAGAGAAGGCCGCCGTGACGGCGGAGATCGACAACATCGCGGAACACGGGCGCGTACTCGCCGGCGGCCTCGACTGGGAGGCCCGCAGCGCCGACGGCTCGAAAATAGAAAAGGGCGCGATCGTGAAGATACTCGAACTTCGCGGCGTGACTCTCATAGTCGAAAAAACAACGAAAGAGAAACAGGAGGAAAAGTAA
- a CDS encoding ATP-binding protein: MKRKIALLMAFAVCVIGAAACLIIYNTERSSDIADARGTLGRYLGFAVSSAESEGMPGLRSAAAVWEELYPGGRITVIGSDGEVLLDNKADAGELENHYTRGEVISAFETGEGFELRYSSTLRSWQVYSARRAGLPGGGVCVVRLSYPVAGLSAIMQNASAPFIKYFIPALVLISLCTYLVLRSIMTPLHTLSEAAAQIARGEKARFPITEDDEIQSLSNTLNNMQDSLASTIHEAQERKEELAQLVGALPVGVILIDDEKRIRYINREASRICRGNGGELPARGSSVEVILPAGELYQMLDEPDGKRDVTVMRGGRVEVEATTLVLPRGRMIVLQDLTEKLRLEEARRDFFIDAGHEFQTPLTIIRTGLELMRSAPQMKSPERAEDLETIDSMLRQQERMSRLVDDMLLLVRLDADAAPELPTLGDVNLKELISDVRDEIAVLPRKKDIKIEIDAPDGAEVKGVYGDLRRALLNLMENAHKYIGLGNGDSGMIKVSVEDGGGSWRIVVDDDGPGIHDKDKDIIFERFRRGDGHRARGSGKKNGGYGLGLSISRRIAERHGGKLELGESRLGGAAFVITLPKE; this comes from the coding sequence ATGAAGAGGAAAATCGCTCTTCTTATGGCCTTCGCCGTGTGCGTGATAGGGGCGGCGGCCTGCCTCATAATCTACAATACTGAGCGCAGCAGCGACATCGCCGACGCGCGCGGGACGCTCGGACGTTATCTCGGCTTCGCCGTATCTTCCGCAGAGTCGGAAGGGATGCCTGGACTGCGCAGCGCCGCGGCGGTATGGGAAGAGCTGTATCCCGGCGGGCGCATCACGGTGATAGGCTCCGACGGCGAAGTGCTTCTCGACAACAAAGCCGACGCCGGGGAGCTTGAGAACCATTACACGCGCGGCGAGGTCATAAGCGCATTTGAGACCGGCGAGGGCTTCGAGCTGCGCTACAGCAGCACGCTCCGCTCGTGGCAGGTCTACAGCGCGCGCAGGGCCGGGCTGCCTGGCGGCGGAGTCTGCGTCGTGCGCCTGTCGTACCCGGTCGCTGGGCTTTCCGCTATAATGCAGAACGCGAGCGCGCCGTTCATCAAATACTTTATACCGGCGCTCGTCCTCATATCGCTCTGCACCTATCTCGTGCTGCGTTCGATAATGACTCCGCTCCACACGCTGAGCGAGGCCGCGGCGCAGATAGCGCGCGGCGAGAAAGCGCGCTTCCCGATAACGGAGGACGACGAGATACAGTCGCTTTCCAACACTCTCAACAATATGCAGGACTCCCTCGCGAGCACGATACACGAGGCGCAGGAGCGCAAGGAGGAGCTCGCGCAGCTCGTCGGCGCCCTGCCGGTCGGCGTCATACTTATCGACGACGAGAAGCGCATCCGCTATATCAACCGCGAAGCCTCGCGCATATGCCGCGGAAACGGCGGCGAGCTTCCGGCGCGCGGGTCGTCGGTGGAGGTCATACTGCCGGCTGGCGAACTATATCAAATGCTGGACGAGCCTGACGGCAAACGCGACGTCACCGTGATGCGCGGCGGAAGGGTGGAGGTAGAGGCGACGACGCTTGTGCTCCCGCGCGGACGCATGATAGTATTGCAGGACCTCACGGAAAAGCTCCGCCTTGAAGAGGCGAGGCGCGACTTCTTCATCGACGCGGGCCATGAGTTCCAGACGCCGCTCACGATAATAAGGACCGGGCTCGAGCTTATGAGGAGCGCGCCGCAGATGAAATCGCCTGAGCGCGCCGAGGACCTTGAAACGATAGACAGTATGCTGCGCCAGCAGGAGAGGATGAGCCGCCTTGTGGACGACATGCTTCTGCTCGTCCGTCTCGACGCGGACGCCGCGCCGGAGCTTCCGACACTCGGCGATGTGAATCTGAAGGAGCTTATATCCGACGTGCGCGACGAGATAGCCGTTCTGCCGCGCAAAAAGGATATAAAAATAGAGATAGACGCGCCGGACGGCGCGGAAGTCAAGGGCGTCTACGGAGATCTGCGCCGCGCCCTGCTGAACCTCATGGAGAACGCGCACAAGTACATAGGCCTTGGAAACGGGGACTCCGGCATGATAAAGGTATCGGTGGAGGACGGCGGCGGCTCGTGGCGTATAGTGGTAGACGACGACGGCCCCGGCATACACGACAAGGACAAAGACATAATATTCGAGCGCTTCCGCCGCGGCGACGGCCACCGCGCGCGCGGCAGCGGCAAGAAAAACGGAGGCTACGGCCTCGGCCTCTCTATCTCGCGCAGGATAGCGGAGCGCCACGGCGGAAAGCTGGAGCTCGGCGAAAGCAGGCTCGGCGGCGCGGCCTTCGTGATAACGCTTCCGAAAGAATAG
- a CDS encoding response regulator transcription factor translates to MAQKILVVDDEESLAQFVCRALRQQGYKTVCAYDGDNALSLIYEEMPDLVVLDLMLPLMDGWEICRRVKSDDETRHIPILMLTARSSAEDVVQGLDLGADDYMRKPFPLDELLARVRVLLRRSQGPADNKKIIEDRDFKLDTAEKEVWLRGSMIDLSPTEYSILEVLARRMGHTVSRDELLRKIWGLGSCDTRTVDVHMSRLRRKLDDGKKPTLSAQTLRGRGYRLTWEEGE, encoded by the coding sequence ATGGCACAGAAAATCCTCGTCGTAGACGACGAAGAGAGCCTCGCGCAGTTCGTCTGCCGCGCGCTCAGGCAGCAGGGGTACAAGACCGTCTGCGCCTACGACGGCGACAACGCGCTTTCGCTGATATACGAGGAGATGCCCGACCTCGTCGTGCTCGACCTCATGCTTCCTCTCATGGACGGCTGGGAGATTTGCCGCCGCGTGAAGTCCGACGACGAGACGCGCCACATCCCTATACTTATGCTGACGGCGCGCAGTTCAGCCGAGGACGTCGTGCAGGGGCTCGACCTCGGAGCGGACGACTATATGCGGAAGCCTTTCCCGCTCGACGAGCTCCTGGCGCGCGTGCGCGTGCTTCTGCGCCGCTCGCAGGGGCCGGCCGACAACAAGAAGATAATAGAAGACAGAGACTTCAAGCTCGACACGGCTGAGAAAGAGGTCTGGCTGCGCGGCAGCATGATAGACCTCAGCCCGACGGAGTATTCCATACTCGAGGTGCTGGCGCGCCGTATGGGGCACACTGTCTCTCGCGACGAGCTTCTCCGCAAGATATGGGGGCTCGGAAGCTGCGATACGCGCACCGTGGACGTCCACATGTCGCGGCTGCGCCGCAAGCTCGACGACGGAAAGAAGCCGACCCTCTCGGCGCAGACGCTGCGCGGGCGCGGCTACAGGCTGACGTGGGAGGAGGGCGAATAG
- the phoU gene encoding phosphate signaling complex protein PhoU, whose translation MTTINTRKRLDEDLSALKNMIYRMGGMAAESVEQAVWALKNNDAGLAQKVIDDGDTIDELEEKVDAGCMEFAARYQPLGEDLRSVVSIMHIAVDIERIGDYGENIAKAALALSKMPQLKPLIDIPRMVEILKKMLSISMEALDKHDGESVLNVFPLDDDMDDLDKQIIRELLLLIMEKPERIEQSLALMSVSRILERAGDHATNVAERIAYMYTGHSVKASDYRRKRQM comes from the coding sequence ATGACTACTATAAACACACGCAAAAGGCTGGATGAGGACCTCTCGGCCCTGAAGAACATGATATACCGTATGGGAGGCATGGCGGCGGAATCCGTCGAGCAGGCCGTCTGGGCTCTCAAGAACAACGACGCCGGGCTCGCGCAGAAGGTCATAGACGACGGCGACACGATAGACGAGCTCGAGGAAAAGGTTGACGCGGGCTGCATGGAGTTCGCGGCGCGCTACCAGCCGCTCGGCGAGGACCTGCGTTCGGTCGTCAGTATAATGCACATAGCTGTGGACATCGAGCGCATCGGCGACTACGGCGAGAACATCGCTAAGGCCGCGCTCGCGCTATCGAAGATGCCGCAGCTCAAGCCGCTGATAGACATCCCTCGCATGGTCGAGATTTTGAAGAAGATGCTCTCCATATCTATGGAGGCGCTCGACAAGCACGACGGCGAATCGGTGCTGAACGTATTCCCTCTTGACGACGACATGGACGACCTCGACAAGCAGATCATACGCGAGCTGCTGCTCCTCATAATGGAGAAGCCGGAGCGCATAGAACAGTCGCTCGCGCTGATGAGCGTCTCGCGCATCCTCGAGCGCGCGGGGGATCACGCGACGAACGTCGCGGAGAGGATCGCCTATATGTACACGGGGCATTCCGTAAAGGCTTCGGACTACCGCCGCAAGAGGCAGATGTAG
- the pstB gene encoding phosphate ABC transporter ATP-binding protein PstB: protein MEGKENIRVEVRDRGAAGEAEKAPFVTKIKTEHVNLYYGDRQVLKDITFDMGENKVTAFIGPSGCGKSSYLRCLNRMNDFISSARVEGTINIDGENILDPGTDVIALRRKVGMVFQKPNPFPMSIYDNIAYGPRLNGIKDKSRLDEIVEKSLSGAALWDEVKDKLKTPGTGLSGGQQQRLCIARAIATQPDVLLMDEPTSALDPMSTLRVEELVNELKKDYTVVIVTHNMQQAARISDYTAFFLLGDLIEYDVTAKMFTSPHDKRTEDYISGRFG, encoded by the coding sequence ATGGAAGGTAAAGAGAACATACGAGTCGAAGTCCGCGACCGCGGCGCGGCGGGCGAAGCGGAGAAGGCCCCCTTCGTCACAAAGATCAAGACGGAGCACGTGAATCTCTATTACGGCGACCGCCAGGTGCTGAAGGACATAACTTTCGACATGGGCGAGAACAAGGTGACGGCCTTCATAGGGCCCTCCGGCTGCGGAAAGAGCAGCTATCTGAGATGCCTCAACAGGATGAACGACTTTATTTCGTCGGCGCGCGTCGAGGGGACGATAAACATCGACGGCGAGAACATCCTCGACCCGGGCACGGACGTCATAGCGCTGCGGCGCAAGGTGGGGATGGTCTTCCAGAAGCCGAACCCCTTCCCGATGTCGATATACGACAACATCGCCTACGGTCCGCGCCTCAACGGCATAAAGGACAAGAGCAGGCTTGACGAGATAGTCGAAAAAAGCCTCTCCGGCGCGGCGCTCTGGGACGAAGTGAAGGACAAGCTCAAAACCCCCGGCACGGGGCTCTCAGGCGGACAGCAGCAGCGTCTCTGCATAGCGCGCGCGATAGCGACGCAGCCCGACGTGCTGCTGATGGACGAGCCGACCTCGGCGCTCGACCCAATGTCCACGCTGAGGGTCGAAGAGCTCGTCAACGAGCTGAAGAAGGACTACACCGTCGTCATAGTCACGCACAACATGCAGCAGGCGGCGCGCATATCGGACTACACGGCCTTCTTCCTTCTCGGCGATTTGATAGAATATGACGTAACCGCGAAGATGTTCACCTCGCCGCACGACAAGCGCACGGAAGACTACATCTCGGGAAGATTCGGTTAA
- the pstA gene encoding phosphate ABC transporter permease PstA, producing the protein MNRTYGRRVLDRLSTALFCLVAFALVAVIGAVALYLLKKGAGTLSIEFLTQPPRDGMMAGGILTPLIGTMQLVVVSMGVALPVGVITGLYFAEYAKDTWFVRLMRISIRSLAGVPSVIFGLFGLSLFVVFLRFGSCLLSAGLTLACLSLPLVVTVAEQAFLAVPQDYRDASYALGATKAQTIFKVVLPSAASTIITGAILAIGRVAGETAPIMFTGAAYFAPNIAKSLFSQVMALPYHIYVLATSATDPAAAEPIEYGAILVLIGLVMGTSAAGVIARARLAERNGR; encoded by the coding sequence ATGAACCGTACATACGGACGCAGGGTTCTCGACAGGCTCTCGACGGCTCTTTTCTGCCTCGTGGCGTTCGCGCTCGTCGCGGTCATCGGAGCCGTGGCGCTCTATCTGCTCAAGAAGGGCGCGGGGACTCTCTCGATAGAATTTCTGACGCAGCCGCCGCGCGACGGAATGATGGCGGGCGGCATACTGACGCCGCTCATCGGCACGATGCAGCTCGTCGTCGTCTCGATGGGGGTGGCTCTCCCGGTCGGCGTAATCACGGGGCTTTACTTCGCCGAATATGCGAAGGATACCTGGTTCGTGCGCCTCATGCGCATCTCGATAAGGTCGCTGGCGGGGGTGCCGTCGGTCATCTTCGGCCTCTTCGGGCTCTCGCTCTTCGTCGTGTTCCTCCGGTTCGGCTCGTGCCTGCTTTCGGCGGGGCTGACGCTCGCCTGCCTCTCTCTGCCGCTGGTGGTGACTGTCGCTGAGCAGGCTTTCCTCGCGGTGCCGCAGGATTACCGCGACGCCTCGTACGCGCTGGGCGCGACGAAGGCCCAGACGATTTTCAAAGTCGTCCTTCCTTCGGCCGCTTCGACGATAATAACTGGCGCGATACTCGCGATAGGCCGCGTGGCCGGCGAGACTGCGCCGATAATGTTCACGGGTGCGGCCTACTTCGCGCCGAATATAGCGAAGAGCCTCTTCAGCCAGGTCATGGCGCTCCCGTACCATATATACGTCCTCGCCACGTCGGCGACTGACCCGGCGGCGGCGGAGCCGATCGAATACGGCGCGATACTCGTGCTCATAGGGCTGGTAATGGGGACCAGCGCGGCGGGAGTCATAGCCCGCGCGCGGCTGGCGGAAAGGAACGGCAGATAA